Proteins encoded by one window of Methyloterricola oryzae:
- a CDS encoding cupin domain-containing protein, producing MPLIDAQTARRFAESRIDAWSRHDLDAVLSHYVEDFEFSSPLIVDIAGEPSGHLKGKNAIRAYWAKGLERLSDLHFDLVEMLGGIDQAVLYYRGHRGMAAECFEFDGTGKVIRASANYADAPLAQASLNLPALDPASVSARTSSIYPTEEMRQRMTGHNKQALGDALGLQNCGVNFVRLEPGAMSALRHWHSRQDEFIYVLEGELTLVTENGEQVLGSAVCAGFPAGKPDGHHLINRTDRVAVYLEVGDRLPGDWSHYPDVDLEARATRGGYGFFHKERTPYETVSG from the coding sequence ATGCCTTTGATCGACGCGCAAACGGCAAGACGCTTCGCCGAAAGCCGGATCGATGCCTGGAGTCGTCACGACCTGGACGCGGTGTTGTCCCATTACGTCGAGGACTTCGAGTTTTCCTCACCGCTCATTGTCGACATCGCGGGAGAGCCCAGCGGTCATCTGAAGGGCAAGAATGCCATTCGGGCATATTGGGCGAAGGGCCTGGAACGTTTATCCGATCTGCATTTCGATCTGGTCGAGATGCTCGGGGGGATCGATCAAGCCGTTCTGTACTATCGAGGGCACCGTGGGATGGCGGCGGAATGCTTCGAGTTCGATGGAACTGGCAAGGTCATTCGCGCTTCTGCGAATTACGCGGACGCTCCCCTCGCCCAGGCATCGCTGAATTTGCCCGCACTCGACCCTGCCTCCGTCAGCGCCAGAACGTCATCCATATACCCGACTGAGGAAATGCGGCAGCGCATGACTGGCCACAATAAGCAGGCGTTGGGCGATGCGTTGGGCCTGCAAAACTGCGGCGTCAATTTCGTGAGACTGGAGCCGGGGGCGATGTCCGCGCTCAGGCACTGGCACTCCCGTCAGGACGAGTTCATCTATGTCCTAGAGGGCGAGCTGACCCTGGTGACGGAGAATGGAGAGCAAGTGCTTGGCTCCGCCGTGTGCGCAGGGTTTCCCGCCGGCAAGCCCGATGGGCATCATTTGATCAATCGCACCGATAGGGTCGCGGTTTATCTTGAAGTGGGTGACCGTCTGCCGGGTGACTGGTCGCATTATCCCGATGTGGACCTTGAAGCGCGTGCGACCCGGGGTGGGTACGGCTTTTTCCATAAGGAGAGGACGCCTTACGAAACGGTAAGCGGG
- a CDS encoding class I SAM-dependent methyltransferase, which produces MFKQAGIKPGMKVLDVGSGAGDVALIAAELVGPNGAVTAVDINPDVLEVARERAIRLGLSQVTFHAGDILKLDLERDFDAVVGRLVLMYPSNPAVFAGPGRGSCKTRRHHRLRRIRPQHSPEVASVFGLARPGHELGLGGFREKRRTDRYWP; this is translated from the coding sequence CGGGCATGAAAGTGTTGGATGTCGGTAGTGGTGCTGGGGATGTGGCGCTAATTGCGGCAGAATTGGTGGGGCCTAACGGCGCCGTGACGGCGGTCGACATCAATCCCGATGTGCTGGAAGTTGCCCGGGAAAGGGCGATCAGGCTTGGACTTTCGCAGGTCACGTTTCACGCCGGCGATATTCTGAAGCTTGACCTCGAACGCGACTTTGATGCCGTGGTGGGGAGGCTGGTCCTGATGTACCCCTCCAATCCTGCGGTCTTTGCTGGCCCAGGCCGCGGCTCATGTAAAACCAGACGGCATCATCGCCTTCGAAGAATTAGACCCCAGCATTCCCCTGAGGTCGCATCGGTCTTCGGCCTTGCTCGACCGGGCCATGAGTTGGGTTTGGGAGGCTTTCGCGAGAAGCGGCGCACAGACAGATACTGGCCTTAA